A genomic window from Dama dama isolate Ldn47 chromosome 6, ASM3311817v1, whole genome shotgun sequence includes:
- the DRD5 gene encoding D(1B) dopamine receptor, giving the protein MLPQGRNGTSHRARSGQQQLAQGGAVGDSEGSTLPGPGQVVTAGLLTLLIVWTLLGNVLVCAAVLCSRHLRAKMTNVFIVSLAVSDLFVALLVMPWKAVAEVAGYWPFGAFCDIWVAFDIMCSTASILNLCIISVDRYWAISRPFCYERKMTQHVALVMVGLAWTLSILISFIPVQLHWHRDKVGSRGGLDPPSNLANGTPWEEAGESDRSAENCDSSLNRTYAISSSLISFYIPVAIMIVTYTRIYRIARVQIRRISSLERAAEHAQSCRSRETCAPDTRLRASIKKETKVLKTLSVIMGVFVCCWLPFFILNCMVPFCSGHPESFLCVSETTFDVFVWFGWANSSLNPIIYAFNADFRKVFAQLLGCSLLCSRTQVETVNISNELLSYNQDTAFPQEIAAAYIHRIPNAVTPGDAEVDKEEEASPFDRMSRISQTSREGDPAGQSVWELSCEGEISLGKITPFTPNGFH; this is encoded by the coding sequence ATGCTGCCTCAGGGGCGCAACGGCACCTCGCACCGGGCGCGGTCCGGGCAGCAGCAGCTGGCGCAGGGAGGCGCCGTGGGGGACTCGGAGGGGTCGACGCTGCCGGGGCCAGGGCAGGTGGTCACCGCCGGCCTCCTGACCCTGCTCATCGTCTGGACCCTGCTGGGCAACGTGCTGGTGTGCGCGGCCGTCCTGTGCAGCCGCCACCTGCGCGCCAAGATGACCAACGTGTTCATCGTATCTCTCGCGGTGTCCGACCTCTTCGTGGCGCTGCTGGTCATGCCCTGGAAGGCGGTGGCCGAGGTGGCGGGTTACTGGCCTTTTGGGGCCTTCTGCGACATCTGGGTGGCCTTTGACATCATGTGTTCCACCGCCTCCATCCTGAACCTATGCATCATCAGCGTGGACCGCTACTGGGCCATTTCCAGACCCTTCTGCTACGAGCGCAAGATGACCCAGCATGTGGCCTTGGTCATGGTCGGCCTGGCGTGGACCTTGTCCATCCTCATCTCCTTCATCCCAGTCCAGCTCCATTGGCACAGGGACAAAGTGGGCTCCAGGGGTGGGCTGGACCCTCCATCCAACCTGGCCAACGGGACGCCTTGGGAGGAAGCCGGGGAGTCGGATAGGAGTGCGGAGAACTGCGACTCCAGCCTGAACCGAACTTACGCCATCTCGTCCTCGCTCATCAGCTTCTACATCCCGGTGGCCATCATGATCGTGACTTATACGCGCATCTACCGCATCGCTCGGGTGCAGATCCGTAGGATCTCCTCCCTGGAGAGGGCCGCGGAGCACGCGCAGAGCTGCCGCAGCCGCGAGACCTGCGCGCCTGACACGCGCCTGCGGGCATCCATCAAGAAGGAGACCAAGGTCCTCAAAACCCTGTCGGTGATCATGGGGGTCTTCGTGTGCTGCTGGCTGCCCTTCTTCATCCTTAACTGCATGGTCCCCTTCTGCAGCGGACACCCCGAGAGCTTCCTCTGCGTCAGCGAGACCACCTTCGACGTCTTCGTCTGGTTCGGCTGGGCCAACTCCTCCCTCAACCCCATCATCTACGCCTTCAACGCTGACTTCCGGAAGGTGTTCGCCCAGCTGCTGGGGTGCAGTCTCCTGTGCTCCCGCACTCAGGTGGAGACGGTGAACATCAGCAACGAGCTCCTCTCCTACAACCAGGACACCGCCTTCCCCCAGGAGATCGCAGCTGCCTACATCCATCGGATCCCCAACGCCGTGACCCCGGGGGACGCAGAGGTGgacaaggaggaggaggcaagccCTTTCGATCGAATGTCCCGAATCTCTCAGACGTCCCGGGAGGGTGACCCTGCTGGCCAGTCGGTCTGGGAGCTGAGCTGCGAGGGGGAGATTTCGTTGGGCAAAATCACACCTTTCACCCCAAATGGATTCCATTAA